Proteins encoded in a region of the Streptomyces violaceoruber genome:
- the mgrA gene encoding L-glyceraldehyde 3-phosphate reductase — translation MNHVADPSRYDGSMHYRRTGRSGLDLPALSLGYWHNFGDDKPFETQRRIALRAFDLGITHHDLANNYGPPYGSAEINFGRIMRQDLAPYRDELVVSTKAGWDMWPGPYGQGGGSRKYVLASLDQSLKRTGLDYVDIFYSHRLDASTPLEETMTALDTAVRQGKALYVGISSYDAERSRQAAAILRDLGTPLLIHQPSYNMLNRWIETEGLLDAAADEGFGVIGFTALAQGLLTGRYLDGVPEGSRATQGKSFATGWLTDDTVRRLRALNDIAARRGQSLAQMALAWALRDPRVTSLVIGASRPEQLEENVAALANPSFDDDELAEIDEYAVVDGDVDLWRRARTGDLG, via the coding sequence ATGAACCACGTCGCGGACCCCAGCCGCTACGACGGCAGCATGCACTACCGCCGCACCGGACGCTCCGGGCTCGACCTGCCCGCGCTCTCCCTGGGCTACTGGCACAACTTCGGCGACGACAAGCCGTTCGAGACCCAGCGGCGGATCGCCCTGCGCGCCTTCGACCTCGGCATCACCCACCACGACCTCGCCAACAACTACGGTCCGCCCTACGGGTCGGCCGAGATCAACTTCGGCCGGATCATGCGGCAGGACCTGGCGCCGTACCGCGACGAGCTGGTGGTGTCGACCAAGGCCGGGTGGGACATGTGGCCCGGCCCGTACGGCCAGGGCGGCGGCTCCCGCAAGTACGTGCTCGCCTCGCTCGACCAGTCACTGAAGCGGACGGGTCTGGACTACGTCGACATCTTCTACTCCCACCGCCTGGACGCCTCCACCCCGCTGGAGGAGACCATGACGGCGCTGGACACGGCGGTGCGGCAGGGCAAGGCGCTCTACGTCGGCATCTCCTCCTACGACGCCGAGCGCTCCCGGCAGGCCGCGGCGATCCTCCGCGACCTGGGCACACCGCTGCTGATCCACCAGCCGTCGTACAACATGCTCAACCGGTGGATCGAGACCGAGGGCCTGCTCGACGCGGCCGCCGACGAGGGCTTTGGCGTCATCGGGTTCACCGCGCTGGCCCAGGGGCTGCTCACCGGCCGCTATCTCGACGGCGTGCCCGAGGGGTCCCGCGCCACCCAGGGCAAGTCCTTCGCGACCGGCTGGCTCACCGACGACACCGTCCGGCGGCTGCGCGCCCTGAACGACATCGCCGCCCGCCGGGGCCAGAGCCTGGCGCAGATGGCGCTCGCCTGGGCGCTGCGCGACCCGCGCGTCACCTCGCTGGTGATCGGTGCCTCCCGGCCCGAGCAGCTGGAGGAGAACGTCGCCGCTCTGGCCAACCCGTCCTTCGACGACGACGAACTGGCCGAGATCGACGAGTACGCGGTCGTCGACGGTGACGTCGACCTGTGGCGGCGGGCCCGCACCGGCGACCTCGGCTGA
- a CDS encoding darcynin — protein MPEETAHTPVTAFMLVKTTPEWLALTVEERVHAFTTEVVPVVRARTAGVRSRFYDTEFYSARVTDVWVWEADDHHAYQLLVDALRETPFWDRYFEVVDLLVGTENGYARTYGVDAVTTLST, from the coding sequence ATGCCCGAAGAGACGGCCCACACCCCGGTCACCGCTTTCATGCTCGTCAAGACCACACCCGAGTGGCTCGCCCTGACCGTCGAGGAGCGGGTGCACGCCTTCACCACGGAGGTCGTCCCCGTCGTCAGGGCCAGGACCGCCGGCGTCCGGTCACGCTTCTACGACACGGAGTTCTACTCCGCCCGCGTCACCGACGTGTGGGTCTGGGAGGCCGACGACCACCACGCCTACCAGCTCCTCGTCGACGCCCTGCGCGAGACGCCCTTCTGGGACCGGTACTTCGAGGTCGTCGACCTCCTGGTGGGCACGGAGAACGGTTACGCGCGCACCTACGGAGTCGACGCGGTCACCACCCTCTCCACCTGA
- a CDS encoding NAD(P)H-binding protein, translated as MIVITAPTGNIGRRLLPLLLESAPARGEELRVIVRDPARLAAPVRERVEVVTGSHGDPAVVDRAFDGADAVFWLVPPDSSRTPDDAYRGFTRPAAHALVAHGVGHVVGVSALGRGTPVAARAGLVTASLAVDDLIAETGVAHRALASPSFFENLLEEADSIREHGCFTDVLDADRKSPLVAVADIASVAAGLLLDRSWTGTGSVPVLGPRDLSPNDLARIMTERLGRPVRYERHTLDDLRSTLVGYGLDKDFVDGVVDMKRAKDDGLDAGVTRTPDTATPTTFEDWVARTLGPVVLS; from the coding sequence ATGATCGTCATCACTGCCCCCACCGGGAACATCGGGCGCCGACTGCTGCCCCTGCTCCTGGAGTCCGCCCCCGCCCGGGGCGAGGAACTGCGTGTGATCGTGCGCGATCCCGCACGCCTGGCCGCCCCGGTGCGCGAGCGCGTCGAGGTGGTCACCGGCTCGCACGGCGACCCCGCCGTCGTCGACCGGGCCTTCGACGGCGCCGACGCCGTCTTCTGGCTCGTCCCGCCGGACTCCTCCCGCACCCCGGACGACGCCTACCGGGGCTTCACCCGGCCCGCCGCGCACGCGCTCGTCGCGCACGGCGTCGGCCATGTCGTCGGCGTCTCCGCCCTGGGCCGCGGCACCCCGGTCGCGGCCCGCGCGGGACTCGTCACCGCGTCCCTCGCCGTGGACGACCTCATCGCGGAAACCGGCGTCGCCCACCGGGCCCTGGCCAGCCCGTCGTTCTTCGAGAACCTCCTGGAGGAGGCCGACTCGATCCGGGAGCACGGTTGCTTCACCGACGTCCTCGACGCCGACCGCAAGTCGCCCCTCGTGGCCGTCGCCGACATCGCCTCCGTGGCTGCCGGCCTGTTGCTCGACCGGTCCTGGACCGGCACCGGCAGCGTCCCGGTGCTCGGCCCGCGGGACCTGTCGCCCAACGACCTGGCCCGCATCATGACCGAGCGGCTCGGCCGCCCCGTCCGCTACGAACGCCACACGCTCGACGACCTGCGCTCCACCCTGGTCGGCTACGGCCTCGACAAGGACTTCGTGGACGGCGTCGTCGACATGAAGCGGGCCAAGGACGACGGCCTCGACGCCGGCGTCACCCGCACCCCGGACACGGCCACCCCGACCACCTTCGAGGACTGGGTCGCCCGGACCCTCGGGCCCGTGGTCCTGTCCTGA